One genomic window of Sodaliphilus pleomorphus includes the following:
- a CDS encoding EpsG family protein: MMEFLIDFCPYVIAALVLFALGFNLSRRENKMRQATHAAVSLPWYSWEAIASILLIALFSALRYYTGNDYRMYLTNFQQLQADGSLLRGNLEIGFVLVTKLIALTGCHFSFYFGFWGALQAFCLYYGLRHHKQLYCWIGLVLLLGPFCINWLTYLRQWTIAIAFVPMVPYFARRKFWPCLLFTLVAVTIHYSAWILMLLYFVPLVLKADRSRNFYLAIFAVCYLLGTYPVWLSPIASSRWLFSLVGYDKYQCLFQPLIEEHFVFKGYGPLRLIYLFQSLLFIWYYPAMREYYSRDKLFNAFFTLAFVGVCYQHLFINTVYALIRPADYLFIFVVIMMAYVFDYFMAIKKKFMLCVSCLVICSFTFISCYKEVYFLCKPAAECNLLYHFIPQL; this comes from the coding sequence ATGATGGAGTTTCTGATTGACTTTTGTCCTTATGTGATTGCGGCCTTGGTGCTCTTTGCGCTGGGGTTCAATCTCTCACGCCGGGAAAACAAGATGCGGCAAGCAACCCATGCGGCCGTGTCGCTGCCCTGGTACAGCTGGGAGGCGATTGCTTCGATTCTCCTTATCGCGCTGTTCTCGGCTTTGCGCTACTACACAGGCAACGACTACCGCATGTATCTCACCAATTTCCAGCAGTTGCAGGCCGATGGCTCGCTCCTGCGCGGCAACTTGGAAATTGGGTTTGTACTCGTCACCAAGCTCATTGCCCTCACGGGTTGCCATTTCTCGTTTTATTTTGGCTTCTGGGGGGCGTTGCAGGCCTTTTGCCTCTACTACGGTCTCAGGCACCACAAGCAGCTCTACTGCTGGATAGGCCTGGTGCTGCTCTTGGGCCCGTTTTGCATCAACTGGCTCACCTATCTGCGCCAGTGGACGATTGCCATAGCCTTTGTGCCCATGGTGCCATATTTTGCCCGGCGCAAGTTCTGGCCCTGCTTGCTTTTCACGCTGGTTGCTGTCACCATTCATTACTCGGCATGGATATTGATGCTTCTCTACTTTGTGCCACTCGTCTTGAAAGCCGACCGCAGCCGCAACTTCTATTTGGCAATTTTTGCAGTGTGCTACTTGCTGGGTACCTATCCAGTGTGGCTAAGTCCTATAGCTTCATCGCGATGGCTGTTTTCGCTTGTGGGCTACGACAAGTACCAGTGCTTGTTTCAGCCGCTCATCGAGGAGCACTTTGTCTTCAAGGGTTACGGTCCGCTCCGGCTCATCTACCTGTTCCAGTCGTTGCTCTTCATTTGGTACTATCCTGCCATGCGCGAGTATTATAGCCGCGACAAGCTATTCAATGCTTTTTTCACCTTGGCCTTTGTGGGGGTGTGCTACCAGCATCTGTTCATCAACACAGTGTATGCGCTCATCAGGCCCGCCGACTACTTGTTTATCTTTGTCGTCATCATGATGGCCTATGTCTTCGACTATTTCATGGCGATAAAAAAGAAGTTTATGCTGTGCGTCAGTTGCCTTGTGATATGCTCTTTCACCTTTATCTCGTGCTATAAAGAGGTTTATTTCTTGTGTAAACCTGCGGCCGAGTGCAACTTGCTGTATCACTTCATCCCGCAACTTTAG
- the wecC gene encoding UDP-N-acetyl-D-mannosamine dehydrogenase, protein MKACFIGLGYIGLPTAIIAANSGIDIVGVDINAEVVEKTQQGKLHILEPGLQPMLKRVVDSGKLVARTTPVPSDAFFIVVPTPFKENHLPDISFVEAATRSVIPFLQEGNLFVIESTSPVGTTEAMAGVIYGERPELKGKIHIAYCPERVLPGNVIYELIHNDRVIGGLTDDAANKAASFYAHFVLGTLHKTNARTAELCKLVENSSRDVQIAFANELSLICDKAGINVWELIALANKHPRVNILQPGCGVGGHCIAVDPYFITAAFPQESKLIATARQVNNYKAEWCTEKVKNAMLKFELLNGRKPKVALMGLAFKPDIDDLRESPSKRIATQVMQSCNNADIMVVEPNIDQHKVFKLTDYREAYDKADIVAFLTAHKQFKTLEWRDNKIILDFCGLFKK, encoded by the coding sequence ATGAAAGCATGTTTTATCGGGTTAGGCTACATTGGCCTGCCTACTGCAATAATTGCTGCCAATAGCGGGATCGACATTGTGGGCGTCGACATCAACGCCGAGGTTGTTGAGAAAACTCAACAGGGCAAGCTCCACATTCTTGAGCCTGGATTGCAGCCCATGCTCAAGCGCGTTGTCGACAGTGGTAAACTCGTGGCTCGCACCACTCCTGTGCCCAGCGATGCTTTTTTTATCGTTGTGCCCACTCCGTTTAAAGAAAATCACTTGCCCGACATCTCCTTTGTCGAGGCGGCCACCCGCTCGGTCATACCCTTCCTGCAAGAGGGCAACCTCTTTGTCATCGAGTCGACTTCGCCTGTGGGCACAACCGAGGCCATGGCTGGGGTTATCTACGGCGAGCGGCCCGAGCTCAAGGGAAAAATCCACATTGCCTATTGCCCCGAGCGTGTGCTCCCGGGCAATGTGATCTACGAACTCATCCACAACGACCGCGTGATAGGCGGCTTGACCGATGACGCTGCCAACAAGGCCGCCAGCTTCTACGCCCATTTTGTGCTTGGCACCCTGCACAAGACCAATGCCCGCACGGCCGAATTGTGCAAACTTGTGGAAAACTCCAGTCGCGACGTGCAGATTGCATTTGCCAACGAGCTCTCGCTCATATGCGACAAAGCGGGCATCAACGTGTGGGAACTCATCGCGCTGGCCAACAAGCACCCTCGTGTCAATATCCTGCAACCTGGTTGCGGGGTGGGAGGGCACTGCATCGCCGTCGACCCCTATTTCATCACAGCCGCCTTCCCGCAGGAGAGCAAACTCATTGCCACGGCTCGCCAGGTCAACAACTACAAGGCCGAGTGGTGCACCGAAAAGGTGAAAAATGCCATGCTCAAGTTTGAGTTGCTCAATGGGCGCAAGCCCAAGGTGGCCTTGATGGGCTTGGCCTTCAAGCCCGATATCGATGACCTGCGCGAGTCACCTTCAAAGCGCATTGCCACCCAGGTGATGCAGAGCTGCAACAATGCCGATATCATGGTTGTCGAGCCCAATATCGACCAGCACAAGGTGTTTAAGCTCACCGATTATCGCGAGGCCTACGACAAGGCCGACATTGTGGCCTTCTTGACGGCTCACAAGCAGTTCAAGACCCTGGAATGGCGCGACAACAAGATCATTCTGGATTTCTGCGGTCTTTTCAAGAAATAG
- a CDS encoding GumC family protein yields the protein MAEDYYYGQDQDKNENQSLNIQDFLYLCAAKWYWFLISFIVMLGLACLYILCSQPVYTRQASILIKDEDNNSSISSQFGQFSSMGIGKSNTNLYNEMITLKSPTYMEEVVRELHLDMQYAVKGTFHDNILYGRTLPVNVLLPDAGEEQSVDFTLELPSSGVVKLSNFVVNGVEKQVQPVTMRFGTITKTPVGNVIVNPTSYYVGKYNSPIEVSHRSVKAVAGALDHGLKVELNDDNSSVVDLTLNDENPFRAEDVLNRLYVVYNQKWVEDINQQAISTSQFIDQELRAIEAELSNVDEDISSYKSKNMVPDVAANAALNLNKADQTSQQLLEFENQLYMAKYIRKQMSEGAYKILPANTGIDNTVLSQQIGSYNEKVLQRNNLVANSSASNPLVVDLDQSLQAMKVSIMTSINTVIATLTDKINGLQGSESEAREQIATNPTQAKYLLSVERQQKVKEELYTFLLQKREENQLSKAFTAYNTKMLNPPSGKNTPTKPVKSTIFLIAVFIALLIPTLVLLIINNLDTAVRTRKDLKALTIPFIGELPLSYKRHTGLLSFLNKRNDVRRIVVKEQSRNEINEAFRVVRTNLEFISGKAGRTKTIMFTSANAGSGKTFITMNLATSFAIKGKRVLIVDLDMRKASLSTFVDSPKVGISDYLNERVDNIDAILVKEKTHVNLDIIPVGTIPPNPTELLFSERLPGLLNKMHDKYDYIFIDCPPVEIVADASIVNKFCDMTVFVIRSGLLDRGALPDIEKYYVEKRYGNMVVIFNGTTPQVSGYGYHKYGYSYGYGYGNKH from the coding sequence ATGGCAGAAGATTATTACTACGGACAAGACCAAGATAAGAACGAGAATCAATCGCTCAACATCCAGGACTTCCTATACCTGTGCGCAGCCAAGTGGTACTGGTTCCTGATTTCGTTTATCGTCATGCTTGGCCTTGCCTGCCTGTATATACTGTGCTCGCAGCCCGTCTATACACGCCAGGCCTCTATCTTGATTAAAGACGAGGACAACAACTCATCGATTTCGAGCCAGTTCGGCCAGTTCTCCAGCATGGGCATCGGCAAGAGCAACACCAACCTCTACAACGAGATGATCACGCTCAAGTCGCCCACCTACATGGAAGAGGTGGTGCGTGAGCTGCACCTCGACATGCAATATGCCGTCAAGGGCACCTTCCACGACAACATCCTCTACGGCCGCACGCTGCCGGTCAACGTCCTCCTGCCCGACGCCGGCGAGGAGCAGTCGGTCGATTTCACCCTCGAGCTGCCCAGCAGCGGTGTCGTGAAATTGAGCAACTTTGTCGTCAACGGCGTCGAGAAGCAAGTCCAGCCTGTGACCATGCGCTTCGGCACCATCACCAAGACACCTGTGGGCAATGTCATAGTCAACCCCACCTCCTACTATGTGGGCAAGTACAACAGCCCCATCGAGGTGTCGCATCGCAGCGTCAAGGCTGTGGCTGGAGCTCTCGACCACGGGTTGAAGGTGGAGCTCAACGACGACAACTCGTCGGTTGTCGACCTCACGCTCAACGACGAGAATCCCTTCCGTGCCGAGGACGTGCTCAACCGCCTCTATGTGGTCTACAACCAAAAGTGGGTGGAAGATATCAACCAGCAGGCAATCAGCACTTCGCAATTTATCGACCAGGAACTCAGGGCCATCGAGGCCGAGCTGAGCAATGTTGACGAGGACATATCTTCCTACAAAAGCAAGAACATGGTGCCCGATGTCGCTGCCAATGCCGCTCTCAACCTGAACAAGGCCGACCAAACCAGCCAGCAACTGCTTGAGTTTGAGAACCAGCTCTACATGGCCAAGTACATCAGGAAGCAGATGAGCGAGGGGGCCTACAAAATCCTGCCTGCCAATACAGGCATCGACAACACAGTGTTGTCTCAGCAAATTGGCAGCTACAATGAGAAAGTATTGCAGCGCAACAATCTTGTGGCCAACAGTAGCGCCTCCAATCCGCTTGTCGTCGACCTTGACCAGTCGCTCCAGGCCATGAAGGTATCGATCATGACCTCGATCAACACCGTGATAGCCACGTTGACCGATAAAATCAACGGGCTGCAAGGTAGTGAAAGCGAGGCAAGGGAGCAGATTGCCACCAATCCCACCCAAGCCAAGTACCTGCTCAGCGTTGAGCGTCAGCAGAAGGTGAAAGAGGAACTCTACACCTTCCTGTTGCAGAAACGTGAGGAAAACCAGCTGTCGAAGGCTTTCACGGCCTACAACACCAAGATGCTCAACCCCCCGTCGGGCAAGAATACGCCCACCAAGCCGGTGAAGAGCACGATCTTCCTCATTGCCGTCTTCATCGCATTGCTCATTCCCACGCTGGTGCTGCTCATCATCAACAATCTCGACACGGCCGTGCGCACGCGCAAGGACCTGAAAGCGCTCACGATACCCTTTATCGGCGAGTTGCCGCTGTCCTACAAGCGGCACACGGGCCTGCTCTCGTTCTTGAACAAGCGCAACGACGTGAGACGCATTGTGGTCAAGGAGCAAAGCCGCAACGAGATCAACGAGGCCTTCCGTGTGGTGCGCACCAATCTCGAGTTTATCTCGGGCAAGGCCGGCCGCACCAAGACCATCATGTTCACTTCGGCCAATGCCGGATCGGGCAAGACTTTTATCACCATGAACCTTGCCACGAGTTTCGCCATCAAGGGCAAGCGGGTGCTCATTGTCGACCTCGACATGCGCAAGGCCTCGCTTTCCACCTTTGTCGACTCTCCCAAGGTGGGTATCTCCGACTACCTCAACGAGCGGGTCGACAACATCGATGCAATACTGGTCAAGGAAAAGACCCACGTCAATCTCGACATCATTCCGGTGGGCACCATCCCGCCCAATCCCACCGAGCTGCTCTTCAGCGAGCGCCTCCCCGGCCTCCTCAACAAGATGCACGACAAGTACGATTACATCTTCATCGACTGTCCGCCTGTCGAGATCGTGGCCGATGCCTCGATTGTGAACAAGTTCTGCGACATGACCGTCTTTGTCATACGCTCTGGTCTGCTCGACCGCGGCGCGCTGCCCGATATCGAGAAGTACTATGTAGAGAAGCGCTATGGCAACATGGTTGTCATTTTCAACGGAACCACGCCCCAAGTCTCAGGTTACGGCTATCACAAGTATGGCTATAGCTATGGCTATGGCTACGGAAACAAACATTAA
- a CDS encoding polysaccharide biosynthesis/export family protein, with amino-acid sequence MKIKHLLVIAFLALALASCQAPRLGYFQDVQPGEVKTLDNSHFIRIQPGDKMSILVSSKDPQLAYLYNLNIVGHYSSSSTDKSALSTSNIASYTVDEQGNIDFPVVGKLHIAGMTRGEVAKFIKTTLVNGNYIKDPTVTVDFQDLFFSVIGEVKNPGRFNLDRDQVTIIDAISRAGDLTIYGRRDNVLVLREENGKQISYRLNLSNGKELYESPAFYLKQNDVIYVEPNAMRARESTGTGNAFLQPSLWISLASLITTVIVLITK; translated from the coding sequence ATGAAAATAAAACATTTACTGGTGATAGCCTTTTTGGCCCTCGCGCTGGCAAGCTGCCAGGCACCGAGACTGGGATATTTCCAAGACGTCCAGCCGGGGGAAGTGAAGACGTTGGACAACTCGCACTTCATCCGCATCCAGCCTGGCGACAAAATGTCGATTCTGGTCAGCAGCAAGGATCCTCAATTGGCCTATTTGTATAACCTTAACATCGTGGGGCACTATTCCTCGTCGTCGACCGACAAGAGCGCGCTCAGCACTTCCAACATTGCCAGCTACACCGTCGACGAGCAAGGCAACATCGATTTCCCTGTCGTGGGCAAGCTACACATTGCCGGCATGACGCGCGGCGAGGTGGCCAAGTTTATAAAAACAACACTTGTCAACGGCAACTATATCAAAGACCCTACCGTCACCGTCGACTTCCAGGACTTGTTTTTCTCGGTCATTGGCGAGGTCAAGAATCCGGGGCGCTTCAATCTCGACCGCGACCAGGTCACCATCATCGATGCAATAAGCCGCGCCGGCGACTTGACTATCTACGGCCGCCGCGACAATGTGCTTGTGTTGCGAGAGGAGAACGGCAAGCAGATTAGCTATCGTCTCAATCTGTCTAATGGCAAGGAACTCTATGAGTCGCCAGCCTTCTACTTGAAGCAAAACGACGTGATCTATGTCGAACCCAATGCCATGAGAGCCCGCGAGTCGACTGGCACAGGCAACGCTTTTCTCCAGCCGTCGCTGTGGATATCGCTTGCCTCGCTCATCACCACCGTCATCGTGCTCATCACCAAGTAA
- a CDS encoding UpxY family transcription antiterminator, whose product MTMPVDDSTPQWFAMRVTYGRELMAQRLLDDAGIESFIPMHYVIEKVRNKSRRMLKPAIHNLLFIHAAKGDVQRFKARLPYLQYMTFRENGRNVPIVVKDKEMSQFIDVTQNSGLNCVYFKPEELNLARGARVRIHGGPLDGKEGIFIKVKGRRSKSVVLAISNVIAVAFAQVSPDYLEVIDDAQH is encoded by the coding sequence ATGACCATGCCTGTCGACGATAGCACTCCCCAGTGGTTCGCCATGCGAGTCACCTATGGTCGTGAGCTCATGGCACAGCGGTTGCTCGACGATGCAGGCATCGAGAGTTTCATTCCCATGCACTATGTCATCGAGAAGGTGCGCAACAAGTCGCGGCGCATGCTCAAGCCGGCTATCCACAACCTGCTCTTCATTCATGCCGCCAAGGGCGATGTGCAGCGTTTCAAGGCAAGGTTGCCCTACTTGCAGTACATGACCTTCAGGGAGAACGGCCGCAATGTGCCCATCGTGGTCAAAGACAAGGAGATGAGCCAGTTTATCGATGTCACGCAAAACAGCGGCCTCAATTGCGTCTATTTCAAACCCGAGGAGCTCAACCTGGCCCGTGGCGCCAGGGTGCGCATCCATGGCGGGCCTCTCGACGGCAAGGAAGGCATTTTTATCAAGGTAAAGGGCCGTCGCAGCAAGAGCGTGGTGCTGGCGATAAGCAATGTCATTGCAGTGGCCTTTGCCCAGGTCTCGCCCGACTATCTCGAGGTCATCGACGATGCTCAACATTGA
- a CDS encoding WecB/TagA/CpsF family glycosyltransferase — translation MQRVNINGVEIYPFSSREQLLGYIDGRSALLVAVNAEKLMRATSLTRSIINSNIGYCDGSGVVMALRQRGVDNACKIPGCELWLDIVARYHATRSFYLVGSKREVIEETVARLKHTYPDINIVGYRDGYLNGDEDRRKLIEQIATLKPDIVFVAMGSPKQELLMSEMLKHHSALYQGLGGSFDVYTGHAQRAPKWWLDHNLEFAYRFLTNPRRFKRQLPILKLAVKLLFHRV, via the coding sequence ATGCAAAGGGTCAACATTAACGGGGTAGAGATCTATCCCTTCTCGTCGCGCGAGCAGTTGCTCGGCTACATCGACGGCCGCAGTGCCCTACTGGTGGCCGTCAATGCCGAGAAACTCATGCGTGCAACCAGCCTCACGCGCTCCATTATCAACAGCAATATAGGCTACTGCGATGGCAGCGGGGTAGTGATGGCGTTGAGGCAGCGGGGGGTTGACAACGCCTGCAAGATACCTGGCTGTGAATTGTGGCTCGACATTGTGGCACGGTATCATGCCACCAGGTCGTTTTATCTCGTGGGCAGCAAGCGCGAGGTGATTGAAGAAACTGTGGCGCGCCTCAAGCACACTTATCCCGACATCAACATCGTGGGCTACCGCGATGGTTACCTCAATGGCGATGAAGACCGTCGCAAGCTCATCGAGCAGATTGCCACGCTCAAGCCCGACATCGTGTTTGTTGCCATGGGCTCGCCCAAGCAGGAACTGCTCATGAGCGAGATGTTGAAGCACCACAGCGCCTTGTATCAGGGCTTAGGCGGCAGCTTCGATGTATATACCGGCCACGCGCAGCGTGCGCCCAAGTGGTGGCTCGACCACAACCTGGAGTTTGCCTATCGCTTCTTGACCAACCCCAGGCGTTTCAAGCGCCAGCTGCCCATCTTGAAGCTGGCCGTGAAGCTGCTCTTCCACCGGGTGTAG
- a CDS encoding delta-aminolevulinic acid dehydratase produces the protein MDFIASFIKLKHYCEKEGYKGWDPYDGLNSQVFQALPGLKHSALCRLVMIQAFKRSPLNLRRLAMVPKQYNAKGVGLFLQGYCNIYEAVQASPALASQFGSLDTLEGHIGSLAALLLKLRSAGNYHGSCWGYNFDWQSRREFLFPKYTPTVVATKFCATALLSAYKINGDERLLQAVLSTAEFVKHDLHRTPQGSGFLFSYSPLSGHDTVVNASLLGSELLSIAYKYTGDEACRLAASDSVRACCELQRPDGSWPYGCQPFQHWVDSFHTGYDLEALQAYSDNTGDDSCRSSIDKGLDFYTSRFFLAGGMPRYYHNRTFPIDIHCPAQLMVTLSLLHRFQHWQDLATQVMDWTVAHMQDKKGYFYYQLKKFGSSRISYMRWSNAFMFYAMSFYLKEVYAKGQH, from the coding sequence ATGGATTTTATAGCATCTTTTATCAAGCTCAAGCACTATTGTGAGAAAGAAGGCTACAAGGGCTGGGACCCCTACGACGGTCTCAACTCGCAAGTGTTTCAAGCCTTGCCAGGCTTGAAACACAGTGCATTGTGCCGCCTGGTCATGATACAGGCCTTCAAGCGCTCGCCCCTCAACTTGCGGCGCCTGGCCATGGTGCCCAAGCAGTACAATGCCAAGGGGGTGGGCTTGTTTTTGCAAGGCTATTGCAACATCTACGAGGCTGTGCAGGCCAGTCCGGCACTGGCCAGCCAGTTTGGCTCTCTCGACACGCTCGAGGGGCACATTGGCAGCCTGGCTGCATTGTTGCTCAAACTGCGCTCGGCGGGCAACTACCACGGCAGCTGCTGGGGCTACAACTTCGACTGGCAGTCGCGGCGTGAGTTCCTGTTTCCGAAATACACCCCCACGGTTGTTGCCACCAAGTTTTGTGCCACGGCACTGCTCTCGGCCTACAAGATAAACGGCGACGAGCGGCTGCTTCAGGCTGTGCTCTCGACGGCAGAGTTTGTCAAGCACGACTTGCATCGCACGCCTCAGGGCTCGGGTTTCCTGTTCTCCTACAGCCCCTTGAGCGGGCACGACACGGTCGTCAATGCCTCGTTGCTGGGCAGCGAACTGCTGAGCATCGCCTACAAGTACACCGGCGACGAGGCCTGTCGCCTGGCCGCCAGCGACTCGGTGAGGGCTTGCTGCGAGTTGCAGCGTCCCGACGGCTCGTGGCCCTATGGCTGCCAGCCCTTCCAGCATTGGGTCGACAGCTTCCACACTGGCTACGATCTCGAGGCCTTGCAGGCCTATAGCGACAACACCGGCGACGACTCGTGCCGTTCCAGTATCGACAAGGGGTTGGATTTCTACACCAGTCGTTTCTTTCTCGCCGGCGGCATGCCGCGGTATTACCACAACCGCACGTTTCCCATCGATATCCACTGCCCGGCTCAACTCATGGTCACTCTCTCGCTCTTGCACCGTTTCCAGCACTGGCAGGACCTGGCCACGCAGGTGATGGACTGGACAGTAGCGCACATGCAGGATAAAAAAGGATACTTTTATTACCAATTGAAGAAATTTGGGAGTTCTCGCATCTCCTACATGCGCTGGAGCAATGCATTCATGTTCTACGCCATGAGTTTTTATTTAAAAGAAGTCTATGCAAAGGGTCAACATTAA
- the groL gene encoding chaperonin GroEL (60 kDa chaperone family; promotes refolding of misfolded polypeptides especially under stressful conditions; forms two stacked rings of heptamers to form a barrel-shaped 14mer; ends can be capped by GroES; misfolded proteins enter the barrel where they are refolded when GroES binds), with amino-acid sequence MAKEIKFDIKAREALKKGVDQLSNAVKVTLGPKGRNVILDKKFGAPHITKDGVSVAREVELDDEFENIGAQLVKEVASKTNDDAGDGTTTATVLAQAIVTEGLRNVEAGANPMDLKRGIDKAVAKVVESIKEQSQEVGDDFSKIENVARVSANGDAKIGELIAEAMKKVKKDGVITVEEAKGTDTHVDVVEGMQFDRGYISPYFVTNSEKMACEMEHPYILIYDKKISVLKDMLPILEQTAQSGRPLLIIAEDVDSEALATLVVNRLRGSLKVCAVKAPGFGDRRKEMLEDIAILTGGLVISEDKGIKLDGATMDMLGSAEKVTVTKENTTVVNGAGAKENIKERVAQIRTQIENTKSTYDKEKLQERLAKLAGGVAVLYIGAPSEVEMKEKKDRVDDALSATRAAVAEGIVPGGGVAYIRSIDALEGLKGENDDETTGIHIVKRAIEEPLRQIVNNAGLEGAVVVNEVRNGKGDYGYNARTEKYENLFETGVIDPAKVARIALENAASIAGMFLTTECVIAEKKEPQPAAPAAQPGMGGMM; translated from the coding sequence ATGGCTAAAGAAATAAAATTTGACATCAAGGCCCGCGAGGCTCTCAAGAAAGGTGTTGACCAACTGAGCAACGCCGTTAAGGTTACACTTGGTCCTAAGGGACGCAATGTGATTCTCGACAAGAAGTTTGGTGCTCCGCACATCACCAAGGACGGTGTGAGCGTGGCACGTGAAGTGGAGCTCGACGACGAGTTTGAAAACATAGGTGCACAGCTGGTCAAGGAAGTTGCTTCCAAGACCAACGACGATGCCGGCGACGGTACCACTACTGCCACTGTGCTCGCCCAGGCTATTGTGACCGAAGGCCTGCGCAACGTTGAGGCTGGAGCCAACCCCATGGACCTCAAGCGCGGTATCGACAAGGCTGTGGCCAAGGTGGTTGAGAGCATCAAGGAGCAGTCGCAGGAAGTGGGCGACGACTTCAGCAAGATCGAGAATGTGGCCCGCGTGAGTGCCAACGGCGATGCCAAGATTGGTGAGCTCATTGCCGAGGCTATGAAGAAGGTGAAGAAAGATGGCGTGATCACCGTTGAGGAAGCCAAGGGTACCGATACCCACGTCGACGTGGTCGAGGGTATGCAGTTCGATCGTGGCTACATCTCGCCCTACTTTGTGACCAACAGCGAGAAGATGGCTTGCGAGATGGAGCACCCCTACATCCTGATCTACGACAAGAAGATCTCGGTGCTCAAAGATATGCTTCCGATTCTTGAGCAGACTGCCCAGAGCGGCCGCCCGTTGCTCATCATCGCCGAGGATGTCGACAGCGAGGCTCTCGCAACACTGGTTGTCAACCGCCTGCGTGGTTCGTTGAAGGTGTGCGCTGTCAAGGCTCCTGGCTTTGGCGATCGTCGCAAGGAGATGCTCGAGGATATCGCTATCCTCACCGGCGGCCTTGTCATCAGCGAGGACAAGGGCATCAAGCTCGACGGTGCTACCATGGACATGCTGGGCAGCGCCGAGAAGGTGACCGTGACCAAGGAGAACACGACTGTCGTGAACGGTGCCGGTGCCAAGGAGAACATCAAGGAGCGTGTGGCTCAAATACGCACCCAAATCGAGAACACCAAGTCGACCTACGACAAGGAGAAACTGCAAGAGCGTCTGGCTAAGCTCGCCGGCGGTGTGGCAGTGCTCTACATTGGTGCACCCAGCGAGGTTGAGATGAAGGAGAAGAAGGACCGTGTCGACGATGCACTGAGCGCTACTCGTGCAGCTGTGGCCGAGGGTATCGTGCCTGGCGGCGGCGTGGCCTACATACGCAGCATCGACGCTCTCGAAGGCCTCAAGGGTGAGAACGACGACGAGACTACAGGTATCCACATCGTGAAGCGCGCCATCGAGGAGCCCCTGCGCCAAATCGTGAACAATGCCGGCCTTGAGGGTGCTGTGGTTGTCAACGAGGTGCGCAACGGCAAGGGCGACTATGGTTACAACGCCCGCACCGAGAAATATGAGAATCTTTTTGAGACGGGTGTCATCGACCCGGCCAAGGTTGCCCGCATCGCTCTTGAGAATGCTGCCTCTATCGCAGGCATGTTCCTCACGACCGAGTGTGTGATTGCCGAGAAGAAAGAGCCCCAGCCTGCAGCTCCTGCAGCTCAGCCAGGCATGGGCGGCATGATGTAA
- a CDS encoding co-chaperone GroES — MTIKPLSDRVLIEPAKAEEVTAGGIIIPDSAKEKPLKGTVKAVGNGTKDEEMVVKEGDTVLYGKYAGTEIEVDGKKLLMMRQSDILGIINE, encoded by the coding sequence ATGACAATCAAACCATTAAGTGACCGTGTTCTTATCGAACCGGCTAAAGCCGAAGAAGTTACAGCAGGTGGTATTATTATCCCCGATAGTGCAAAAGAGAAGCCATTGAAAGGTACAGTGAAAGCTGTGGGCAATGGCACCAAAGATGAAGAAATGGTCGTCAAGGAAGGCGATACTGTGCTCTATGGCAAGTATGCCGGTACCGAGATTGAAGTCGATGGCAAGAAACTGCTCATGATGCGCCAGAGCGATATCCTGGGCATCATCAACGAGTAG